From Nocardioides faecalis:
CGCGGCGCATCCGGTTGTCGCTGGTCAGGTCGGGCAGGTAGCGGCGCCGGCCCATGATGGTCTCGGTGAAGCCGGAGCGGCGCGCCTCGTCGACGACACCGGCGAGGTAGTCGCGGATGCCGCCGAAGGTCTCGAAGTACTCGTCCATCAGGCCGCGGGCCTCGCCGGGCTCGATGCCGAGCTGCTGGGAGAGCCCGAAGGCGGACAGGCCGTAGGCGAGCCCGTAGTTCATCGCCTTGATCTTCGCCCGCATCTCGGACGTGACGTCCTCGGGCGCGACCCCGAAGACCCGCGCCGCGGTGGTGGCGTGGAAGTCGCGGCCGGAGCGGAACGCCTCGATGAGGAGCTCGTCGCCGGACAGGTGCGCCATGATCCGCATCTCGATCTGGCTGTAGTCCGCCGTCATCAGGCTCTCGAACCCGGGCCCGACCACGAACCCCTCCCGGATCCGGCGGCCCTCCTCGGTGCGGACCGGGATGTTCTGCAGGTTGGGCTCGGTGCTGGAGAGCCGACCGGTGGCGGCGATCGTCTGGTTGAACGTGGTGTGGATGCGGCCGTCGGGCTGGACCGTCTTGAGCAGCCCCTCGATCGTCTGCCGCAGCCGGATCACCTCGCGGTGACGCAGCAGGTGCAGCAGGAACGGGTGCGGGTTGCTCAGCGCCAGCTTGCCCAGCGCGTCCGCGTCGGTGGTGTAGCCGGTCTTGGTGCGCTTGGTCTTGGGCATCCCCAGCTCGTCGAAGAGCACGACCTGCAGCTGCTTGGGCGAGCCGAGGTTGATCTCCTTGCCGATGACCGCGTAGGCCTCCTCGGCCTCCTTGCGGACCTCCTCGGCGAAGTGCCGCTCCAGGGACTCCAGGTGGTCGAGGTCGACGGCGATGCCGGTCTGCTCCATCGCCGCCAGGACGCTGACGAGCGGCATCTCGACGTCGGTGAGCAGCTGCGCACCCCCGGCGCGCTCCACCTCGCCGGACAGCTCGGCGGACAGGTCGAGGGCGGCACGTGCCTGCACCATCGCGCTGCGCGCCGCACCGCCGGTGCCGCCCTCCTCGTCGAAGAGCATCCCCTGGTCGGCGTCGCCGGCGGGCTCGAGCTCGCGGTGCAGGTAGCGCAGCGAGAGGTCGGTGAGGTTGTAGGTGCGCTGGTCGGGGGCCACCAGGTAAGCCGCGAGCGCGGTGTCCTCCACGATCCCGGCGAGCCGCCAGCCCTGCGCGGCGACCGCGAGCACGGGCCCCTTGGCGTCGTGCAGCACCTTCGGGCGCGAGGGGTCGGCGAGCCAGGCCGCCAGGGCCGACTCGTCGTCGGGCCCGAGGCCGGCGAGGTCGACGTACGCCGCGCGGCCGTCGGCGAGCGCGAGGCCGATGCCGTCGACGCGGCCGGTGCCGCTGCCCCAGGCGCCCTGCACCGAGAGACCGACGACCTCGGTGCCCAGCGCGTCGAGCCAGGCGGCGACGCTGCCGGGAGCGAGCACCACGCCGTCCACCTCGACGCCCGGCTCGACCACGACCTCCTCGGCGGGGGCCACGACGTCGAGGATCCGGTTGCGCAGCTCGCCGCGGATCTCGAGCTCGTCGAGCAACCCCAGCGCGGCGGAACGGTCCCACTCGTGGCGCACCAGGTCGTCGATGCCCAGCGGCAGGTCGAGGTCGCGGACCAGCGCGTTGAGCCGGCGGTTGCGGATCACCTCGCCGAGGTTCTCGCGCAGCGCCTCGCCCTTCTTGCCGGTGATCTTGTCCGCATGGGCGATCACGTTGTCGAGGCCGTCGTAGGTGTTGATCCACTTCGCGGCGAACCCGGCACCCACGCCGGGCACGCCGGGCAGGTTGTCGGAGGTCTCCCCCACGATCGCGGCGAGCTCGGGGTAGCGGTGCGGCGGCACCTTGTACTTCTCCTCGACCGCCTGCGGCGTCATCCGGGCCAGGTCGGAGACCCCGCGCATCGGGTAGAGCACCGTGGAGCGCTCGGTGACCAGCTGCAGGGAGTCCCGGTCGCCGGTGAGGATGAGCACCTCCATCTCGCTGTCCTCGGCCAGCGCCCGGGTGACCAGCGTGGCGATGATGTCGTCGGCCTCGTACCCGTCGACCTTGAGGAACGGGATCGAGAAGGTGTCCAGCATCCGCTCGATCAGCGGCAGCTGGCTGCGGAACTCATCAGGGGTCTTGTTCCGCTTCGCCTTGTACTCGGCGTACTCCTCGAGCCGGAACGTCTGCCGGGAGACGTCGAAGGCGACCGCGACGTGGGTGGGCTGCTCGTCGCGCAGCACGTTGACCAGCATCGAGGTGAACCCGTAGACCGCGTTGGTGTGCTGGCCGGTCGCGGTGGAGAAGTTGTCCACCGGCAGCGCGAAGAAGGCGCGGTAGGCCAGGGAGTGGCCGTCGAGGAGGAGCAGGCGGGGAGGACGGGTCTCGGGCACCCGCCGACTCTACCGACGACGACCGACGGTGACCGATGCCCCTCGACCCGCGCACCGCGACACCGCGCCGGGGCGGCCCGGTGCTGTGGGTGCTCGCTATCGTCGGCCCATGACCAGCACGTCCGAGGAGACCCTCGCCTACCTGAACTCGCACGCCGGAGCGCTCAACGAGCGGATGGGCGTGGTGATCGTCGAGGCCACGCCCGAGCGGGTCGTGGCGACGATGCCGGTGGAGGGCAACACCCAGCCCTACGGCCTGCTGCACGGTGGTGCGTCCGTGGTCCTCGCCGAGAGCCTGGGCTCGATCGGCGCCGCGCTGAACGCCGGCCCGGGCCGGTTCGCGGTCGGCACCGACATCAACGCCACCCACCACCGCTCCGCCACCCAGGGCCTGGTGACGGGTGTGGCCACGCCCCTGCATGTGGGCCGGACGATGGCCAGCTTCGAGATCGTCATCACCGACGAGTCGGGCCGCCGGGTGTGCACCTCGCGGCTGACCTGCGCGCTGCTGGAGCGGGACCCCAACCCCCAGGGCTGAGGCCGCCTCACTCCTCGGTGGCGAGCCGCTCCGCGCGGGCGCGGCGCAGCGAGCGGCGCGCCGCCAGCACCTTGCTGCGCCCGTCCAGCGCGGTCTTGCCGCGCTGGGGCACCAGCCGCGAGCGGAGCACACCGGTCGGCGCCACCCGGTACGTCGCGACCGGCGCGAGCCCGAGGCGCGCCATGAAGCGGTTCGCCTCGCGCGAGCCGTACGGGATCGCGGTGGCCACGTGCAGGATCCCGTTCTCCTCGGCGTACGACGCCGCGGCCTCCATCAACGCATGCCCCACGCCGTGGCGGCGGAAGTCCACGAAGACGCGCGGGTAGAAGGCGTGCACGCACGGCTCGAGGTTCAACGGCGAGAGCGTCAGGATCCGCAGCAGCACGGCACCGGCGACCTGGCCGTCGTACTCGACGACCATCACCCGCTGCTCCACCGAGGCGGCGCCGTTCTTGACGATCTGCTCGATGTCGGCGACCTGCTCGGACGGGTCGGCGCGGCGGACCGAGTCGGTCCACAGGGAGGCGAGCACCGGGGCGTCGTCACGCGTGGCGACACGCGTGGTCAGCGAATACCGACTCATGATGGGTCCCTGCCTCCTCGGTCCACACGACGGGGACCGCGCTCCGACGAGCGGTCCGGCGACGCCAGACTACGCTCACCCCGGCCTCCGCCGCACCTGGCCGGAGCACCCGTCCCCCAGCCGCACAGGAGCTGCCCGTGATCCCCGGTTCCGGCACCGCCGTCAACGCCGCAGCGGTCCTGCTCGGCGCCACCCTGGGGCGCCTCGCCGGCGACCGGCTGCCCGCGCGCACCCGGGAGCTGGTGACCGACGGACTGGGCCTGGTCACCCTGCTGATCGCGGCCACCTCGGCGATGGCGGTGCTCGACGACGACCTGTCGGAGGCGGTCGGCGACGCCGCGCCGATGCTGATCGTGCTGGGATCGGTGCTGCTCGGTGGCATCGCGGGATCCCTGCTGCGGCTCGAGCAGCGGGTCGAGGCACTGGGCGGCTGGCTGCAGCGCCGGCTGGCCGGAGGCGGCGGCGACGCGGAGCGGGTCCGCTTCGTGGAGGGCTTCGTGGTCTCCTCCCTGGTCTTCTGCACCGGACCGCTGACCATCCTGGGCTCGTTGAACGACGGTCTCGGCAAGGGTGCCGACGAGCTCTACCTCAAGGCCGCCCTCGACGGCTTCGCGGCGATCGCGTTCGCGGCGGCGTTCGGCTGGGGGGTGGCGGCCAGCGTGCTCACCCTGGTCGTGGTCCAGGGCGGTCTCACCCTTGCCGGGCTGGCACTGGGCGACGTGCTGCCGGCGGCCGGGCTCGCCGCGCTCACCGCGACCGGCGGACTGCTCCTGGTCGGCGTCGCCCTGCGCCTGCTGAACGTCAAGCAGGTCGCGGTGGCCGACCTGCTGCCGGCTCTGGCCGTCGCTCCCCTGCTGACGGCGGCGGTCACCGCCCTGCGCTGAGCAGGCACCACTGCACAGCGGGTGTGGTGAACACGACGTCCACGCTGCGGGCGGCGTCGGGGTCAACGCCTGAGCGCGCGGGCAATTGGCCCTAGAGTGCGCGCATGCAGAAGTCTCGACTCTCCGTCCTCGCTCTGACCACCGTCGCCGCCCTCGCTCTCGGAGCGTGCGGCTCCGACGACAGCGGCAAGACCGACTCGGGCGCCGAGGTCGTCAAGGCCGGCACCCTCACCGTGTGCTCCGACGTCCCCTACCCGCCCTTCGAGGACTTCGACAAGTCGAGCGACACCGGGTTCAAGGGCTTCGACGTCGACGTCGTGGTGGAGGTCGCCGAGCGCCTCGACCTGGACATCAAGATCCAGGACTCCTCCTTCGACGCCCTGCAGTCCGGCACCGCGCTGAACTCCGGGCAGTGCGACATCGCCGCCTCCGCGATGACGATCACCGAGGACCGCAAGAAGAACCTCGACTTCTCCGACGGCTACTACGACTCCGAGCAGTCGCTGCTCGTCCCGGCCAAGAGCAAGATCGCCGGCATCGGCGACCTCAAGGGCGTCAAGATCGGCGTGCAGCAGGGCACCACCGGCAAGGCCTACGCCGAGAAGAACGCCAAGGGTGCCGACATCGTCACCTTCCCCAGCGACGCCGAGATGTTCCAGGCGATCAAGGCCGGCCAGGTCGAGGCGCTGCTGCAGGACCTCCCGGTCAACCTCGACCACGCGACCGGCGGCGAGTACAAGGTCGTGGAGACCTACAAGACCGACGAGCAGTACGGCCTGGCCATCAAGAAGGGCAACACGCAGCTGGTCGAGGACGTCAACGAGGCCCTCACCGCCATGCGTGAGGACGGCACGTACGACGCCATCTACAACACCTACTTCGAGGTCAAGTGAGGCTGAGCCGACGCGGATCGGGGTCCTCGACCCGTCGGCAGTGACATGGGCATGAAGCGGAGCACGCGCAGCCGGCTCGTCCGCTACGGCGTCAACCTGGCGGTGGTGGCTGCCATCGTCGGGTTGGCGCTCGTCGTGGACTGGGGCGAGGTCAGGCGCAACTTCTGGAACCCCGCCGGTGTCGCGCTCGACGGCGGCAACTGGGGCGAGCTGATCACGGTCGGCGCGGTCAACACCGTCAAGTACACCGCGATCGCGTTCGTCGGCGGCCTGGTGCTGGCCGTGGTGCTCGCGCTGCTGCGCCTCTCCCCCATCGCCACGCTGCGCTGGCTGGCCACGGTCTACATCGAGTTCTTCCGTGGCCTGCCGGCGCTGATCGTGATCATCTTCATGGGCTTCGGCCTGCCGATCGCGATCGGATGGCGCCCGCCGGGCGGCGTCGTCGGCGCCGGGCTGATCGCGCTGATCATGGTCGCCGGCGCCTACATGGCCGAGACCCTGCGTGCGGGCATCCAGGCGGTGCCGAAGGGCCAGGCCGAGGCGGCCCGTTCGCTGGGGATGAGCTCGGGCGCCACCATGTTCAAGGTGGTGCTGCCGCAGGCGTTCCGGGTGGTCATCCCGCCGCTGACCAACGAGTTCGTGCTGCTGATCAAGGACACCGCCCTGCTCTCGGTGATCGGCGCGGCCGTCGGTCAGCGCGAGCTGACCACGATGGCCCGGGACTTCCAGTCCTCCGGCGTCTCCGCCGGCACCGCGACCAGCCTGATCCAGGCGGCGCTGCTCTACCTGGTGATCACCATCCCGCTCACCCAGCTCGTGGCCTGGCAGGAGCGCCGGCAGAGGAAGGCGACCCGATGAGATCCGACGGACCGCACCTCGACACCTCGGGCGCCGTGCCCGCGATCGAGGTCCGCGACCTGCACAAGCGCTACGGCAGCAACGAGGTGCTCAAGGGCATCGACTTCCACGTGGACGCCGGCCAGGTGGTCTGCGTGATCGGGCCCTCCGGCTCGGGCAAGTCGACCCTGCTGCGCTGCGTGAACCGGCTGGAGGAGCCGACCTCGGGCGAGGTGCTGATCGAGGGCGTCGACATCTGCGACCCCGAGGTCGACCTGGACGCGGTCCGCTCCCGGATCGGGATGGTCTTCCAGCAGTTCAACCTGTTCCCGCACCTGGACGTGCTGAAGAACCTGACCCTGGCCCAGCGCAGCGTGCGCGGTCGCAGCAAGGCCGAGGCCGTCGAGGTGGCGCGCCGCAACCTGGCCAAGGTCGGCCTCGCCGACCGCGAGTCCGCCTACCCCGCGCACCTCTCCGGCGGCCAGCAGCAGCGGGTGGCGATCGCCCGCGCGCTGTCGATGGAGCCGGACATGATGCTCTTCGACGAGCCCACCAGCGCGCTGGACCCCGAGCTCGTCGGGGACGTGCTGGCGGTGATGAAGGACCTGGCCAGCGACGGCATGACCATGATGGTGGTGACCCACGAGATGGGTTTCGCCCGCGAGGTCGGCGACAAGCTGGTCTTCATGGACGGCGGCGTCGTCGTCGAGGAGGGTGTGCCCAGCGAGGTCCTCTCCAGCCCGACGCACGAGCGGACCCAGGCCTTCTTGTCGAAGGTCCTCTAGCCAGGCACCGAGGTACGACGAAGGGCCCCGCCGTTCGGCGGGGCCCTTCGTCGTACGGCGCGCGTGCGGCGCTGGTCGGCGCCCTACAGGTCGCCGCCGAGGTAGGCGGCCTTGACCGCCGGGTCCCCGGCAAGGTCCGCCCCCCGCCCGGAGCGGACGATGGAGCCCGTCTCCAGGATGTGGGCGTCGTGGGAGCGCTTGAGCGCCTGCATGGCGTTCTGCTCGACCAGCAGCACCGTGGTGCCCTGCTGGTTGATCTCGGTGACGATCGAGAAGATCTGCGCGATCAGCTTCGGCGCCAGGCCCATCGACGGCTCGTCGAGCAGCAGCAGCCGCGGCCGGGACATCAGGGCCCGGCCCATGGCCAGCATCTGCTGCTCACCACCGGACATGGTGCCGGCGACCTGGTCGATGCGCTCCTCCAGACGCGGGAACAGCGCGAGCACCCGGTCGATGTCGTCGCGGTAGGCCTGCGACTTGCGGTCCTTGCGGGTGAAGGCCCCCATCTGCAGGTTCTCCCGCACCGTCATCCCGACGAAGCAGCGCCGGCCCTCCGGCGACTGGCTGATCCCCAGCTTCACGCGGTCGTACGGCGCGATGGTGGTGATGTCGCGACCCTCGAACCGGACCGCCCCGGCGCGGACCTTGCGCAGCCCCGAGATCGTCTTCAGGGTGGTGGTCTTGCCGGCGCCGTTCGCGCCGATCAGCGTGGTGACCGTCCCCTCCGGCACGCCGAAGGAGATGTCACGGATCGCCTCGATGTGCCCGTAGTTGACACAGAGGCCCTCGACCTCAAGAAGCATCTTCCTCGTCCACTCCCAGGTAGGCGGCGATGACCGCGGGGTTGTCTCGGATCTCGGCCGGTGCGCCCTCGGCGATCTTGCGCCCGAACTCCAGCACCACGATCCGGTCGGTGACGCCCATGACCAGCTTCATGTCGTGCTCGATGAGCAGCACGGTGAAGCCGCGGTCACGGACCTTGCGGATCAGCTCCATGAGCTCGACCTTCTCCGCCGGGTTGAAGCCGGCGGCCGGCTCGTCCAGGCAGATCAACCGCGGCCCGGTGGCCATCGCGCGGGCGATCTCGAGTCGCCGCTGGTCGCCGTAGGAGAGGTTCGCGGCCAGCTCGTCGGCCTTGCGGTGGATGCCCATGAAGCGCAGCAGGTCCATCGCCAGCGCGTGTCCCTGCTCCTCCTCGCGCCGGTGCCGCGGCAGCCGGAACAGGGCGCTGAGCATGCCGGTGCGGTGTTGCGCGTCGGCTCCGACCAGGACGTTCTCCAGCGCCGTCATGGCCGGGAACAGGCGGATGTTCTGGAAGGTGCGCGCGATCCCCAGCTGGGTGATCTGGTGCTTCTTCCTGCCCACGATCGACCTGCCCTCGAAGAGGATGTCGCCGCTGGTCGGACGGTAGACACCGGTGACCGCGTTGAAGCACGTGGTCTTGCCGGCGCCGTTCGGACCGATGAGTCCGAGGATCTCGCCCTCCCGGATCTCGAACGAGACGTCGTCCAGGGCCGTGAGGCCGCCGAACTTCAGCGTCAGGTTCTCGATCTGCAGGATGCTGGTGCCTCCGCGGACCGTCTCGGTCCCGGCGGCTGCGCCCGAGGGGTGTGCGGGCGTCGTCGGCTCAGGCTGCTCAGACACGAGCGGCCCCCTCTCCGTCTCGTCCGTCATGGCCTGGGTCCGCGCCTTCCTCGAGCTCCTCGAGCTCGGCCTCGACCTGCTTGGCCCGGACCGTGCGCTTCGGGGGCAGCAGGCCCTCGGGACGCAGGGTCGCCAGCAGCACGAGCGCGAGACCGAAGACGAGCACCCGGAAGTCCTCGAAGCCACGGAAGCGCTCGGGCAGGTAGGCGACCAGGAAGGCACCGACCAGCACGCCCCAACGGTTGCCCTGGCCACCGACGACCACGGCCGCCAGGTAGAGGATCGAGAAGAGCAGCAGGAACGACTGCGGGTTGATGAAGCTCTGCCGGCTGGCGAACAGCGCCCCGGCCAGGCCACCGACGAAGGCGCCGGTGGCGAAGGCGAGGAGCTTGAACCGGAACGTCGGCACGCCCATCAGCTCGGCGGCGTCCTCGTCCTCGCGGGTGGCCTCCCAGGAGCGCCCGACCCGACTGTTCTTGATCAGGATGTCGGCCAGCAGCACGAGGATGACCGCGGTCAGGCCCATCCAGTAGTAGGGCACGGCGTCGGCGTAGCCGAAGATGAGGAACTCGGTGGTGTTGTCGGTGTCGACCAGGACCGTGCCGTCACCCCAGAACAGGTGGGGTATCTGGAAGAGTCCGTCGGTCTCCGGGTCCCCGATGTTCGGCGGCCGCGAGATGTTGTTGATGCCCTTGTTGCCGCCCAGCCACTCCAGGTTGACCGCGACGATCCGGATGATCTCGCCGAAGCCGAGCGTCACGATCGCCAGGTAGTCCCCGCGGACGCGCAGGGTCGGGGCGCCGAGGATGACGCCGGAGATCATCGCGACCGCTACGGCCACCGGCAGCGCGAGCAGCATCGGCCAGTTGGCGTGGAACGACGTCAGGATCGCCACGGTGTAGGCACCCACGGCGTAGAAGCCGACGTAGCCCAGGTCGAGCAGGCCGGCGTAGCCGACCACGATGTTGAGCCCCAGGGCCACCAGGCAGTAGATGCTGACCGTGAACAGGACGCTGGCGAAGTCCGAGTCCGGGGTGGACAGGATCGGCACCTCGAGCAGCGGCAGCGCATAGGCCAGCAGCGCGACCAGCACCCACAGCACGATCTTGACCGGGGTGGGCAGGGCGGTGAGCTTGTTCTTCATGCGCGTGCCTTTCCGAGCGACTCACCCAGTAGACCCGTGGGCCGGAAGAGCAGGATCAGGACCAGCAGCACGAACGCGATGACGTCGCGCCACTCGCTGCCCAGGATCGCCGATCCCCAGTTCTCCGCCACGCCGAGCACGAGGCCGCCCAGCAGGGCACCGCGCAGGTTCCCGATGCCGCCCAGCACCGCGGCGGTGAACGCCTTGACCCCGAGCAGGAAGCCCACGTCGTACTTGGTGGTCTCGATCTTGAGCATGTAGAGGAACGCCGCGACGCCGGCCATCAGGCCGCCGATCAGGAACGTCACCTGGATGGTCCGCGTCGGGTTCACACCCATCAGGGAGGCCGTCTCGGAGTCCTGTGCCGTGGCGCGGATCCCCTTGCCCAGGCGGGAGCGGCGGACGAACTGGTCGAGCGCGACCATCATCAAGATGGCCGCGACGATCACCAGCACGTCGATGCTGGAGATCCGCACGCCGGCGACCTCCCAGCGGGGCGCCTCGATGACGCCGGCCATGCTGTTGTTGATCTTGGCCTTGTTCACGTACGCGCCGAGGTCGTCCTTGAGGCCGAACCACTCGGCGATGCGGTCACGCAGGCCCATGAGCTCGGCCAGGACGAACGACGCGCCGATGGCCGAGATGAGCGCGATCAGCCGGGGCGCGTTGCGCCGGATCAGCGGGCGGTAGGCCACGCGCTCCAGCAGCAGCGCGACCAGTCCCGACATCGCCATCGCGGCGAACAGCGCGGCGACCATGATCGCCACCAGCGTGACCCCGTCGGCCTCACGAGCGCCGAGGGCGATCACGGTCCACAGCATCGCGAAGGTGCCGTACATGAACACCTCGGAGTGCGCGAAGTTGATCAGCTGCAGCACGCCGTAGACCATCGTGTAGCCCAGCGCGATCAGCGCGTAGATCGCGCCGAACGCGAGCCCCGTCACGGTGAGCGAGGGCAGGTTGTTGAAGAAGAATTCGAAGTTCAGGTTCACCCAGGCCTCCTGGCCTCCGGTTCCGGACAAGGACGCGGCCGGGGACACTGGTCCCCGGCCGCGCCGCTGTCATGCCGTTCGAGTCAGCGGACGATCACTTGATCTCGCCCTCGGGGACGATCGCCCCGTCCTTGACCGTGTACGCGTAGACGTGCACGTCGGCCGGCTCACCCTGGTCGTCGAACTTGAGCTGCTTGGTGACGCCCTTGGCGTCGTAGTCGTTGACGAACTTGAGCATGTCCTCGCGGTTGTCGACGCCGTCCTTGATGCCGGCGAGGAAGATGCTCGCGGCGTCGTAGGCCTCGGCGGCGTAGGTGCCCGGCGCCTCGCCGAACTTCTTCTCGTAGTCCTTCGCGAAGGTGGCGACCGCCGGGTCGGTGTCCGGGATGCAGGGGCAGGTGATGACCGAGCCCTCGGCCGCCTTGCCGGCGTCGAGGAAGGCCGGGTCCTTCACACCGTCGGCCACCACGAAGGTGCCCTCGAAGCCGCCGTTGCGCAGCTGGCCGATGAGGATGGTCGCCTCGGCGTAGTAGCCGCCGAAGAAGACCGCGTCGGGCTTGGCGTCGGTCACCTTGGTGACGGTCGCCGAGAAGTCGGTCTGCTTCTGCTGGATGGTGTCGGTGCCGACCACCAGGTCGCCGAGGTCCTTCTCGACGATCTTGGCCAGGCCCGCGCCGTACTCGGAGGCGTCGTCGATGACGAAGACCGACTTGGCCTTGACGACGTCCTTGATGTACTTCGCAGCGGCCGGGCCCTGGGTCGCGTCGTTGCCGAGCGCGCGGTGGAAGGTGTCCCAGCCGTTCTCGGACAGCGCCGGGTTGGTGGCGGACGGGCTGATCGTGGGCACGCCCTCCTCAGCGAAGATCGGGCCCGCAGCGGCGGACTCACCGGAGAAGGCCGGGCCGACCACGCCGATGATGGACTTGTCGCCGACGACGTCGGTGGCCAGGGCCGGCGCGGCGTCCGGGCTGCCCTGCGAGTCCTTCTTCTCGAGCTCGACCTTGCAGTCGGCGTCCTTGTTGTACTGGTCCACGGCGAGCTGAGCGCCCTGGATGATCGGCTTGCCCAGGCCGGCGGCGTCGCCGGTCTCGGGACCGAAGAAGGCCAGCTTCAGGTCGCACGCGGCGCCGCCCTTGCTGCTGCCGCCATCGTCGTCGGTCGTTCCGCACGCGGACATCGACAGGCCGAGGGTCAGCACGACCGCTCCGAGCCCGACTACCTTGTTTCGCCTCAAGACAAATCCCGCTTCCTTGGTCGATCCTGCGTGCGGCGAACGCCGTCCGCAGGTGGGGTCCT
This genomic window contains:
- a CDS encoding amino acid ABC transporter permease, which codes for MKRSTRSRLVRYGVNLAVVAAIVGLALVVDWGEVRRNFWNPAGVALDGGNWGELITVGAVNTVKYTAIAFVGGLVLAVVLALLRLSPIATLRWLATVYIEFFRGLPALIVIIFMGFGLPIAIGWRPPGGVVGAGLIALIMVAGAYMAETLRAGIQAVPKGQAEAARSLGMSSGATMFKVVLPQAFRVVIPPLTNEFVLLIKDTALLSVIGAAVGQRELTTMARDFQSSGVSAGTATSLIQAALLYLVITIPLTQLVAWQERRQRKATR
- a CDS encoding DUF554 domain-containing protein produces the protein MIPGSGTAVNAAAVLLGATLGRLAGDRLPARTRELVTDGLGLVTLLIAATSAMAVLDDDLSEAVGDAAPMLIVLGSVLLGGIAGSLLRLEQRVEALGGWLQRRLAGGGGDAERVRFVEGFVVSSLVFCTGPLTILGSLNDGLGKGADELYLKAALDGFAAIAFAAAFGWGVAASVLTLVVVQGGLTLAGLALGDVLPAAGLAALTATGGLLLVGVALRLLNVKQVAVADLLPALAVAPLLTAAVTALR
- the polA gene encoding DNA polymerase I, producing MPETRPPRLLLLDGHSLAYRAFFALPVDNFSTATGQHTNAVYGFTSMLVNVLRDEQPTHVAVAFDVSRQTFRLEEYAEYKAKRNKTPDEFRSQLPLIERMLDTFSIPFLKVDGYEADDIIATLVTRALAEDSEMEVLILTGDRDSLQLVTERSTVLYPMRGVSDLARMTPQAVEEKYKVPPHRYPELAAIVGETSDNLPGVPGVGAGFAAKWINTYDGLDNVIAHADKITGKKGEALRENLGEVIRNRRLNALVRDLDLPLGIDDLVRHEWDRSAALGLLDELEIRGELRNRILDVVAPAEEVVVEPGVEVDGVVLAPGSVAAWLDALGTEVVGLSVQGAWGSGTGRVDGIGLALADGRAAYVDLAGLGPDDESALAAWLADPSRPKVLHDAKGPVLAVAAQGWRLAGIVEDTALAAYLVAPDQRTYNLTDLSLRYLHRELEPAGDADQGMLFDEEGGTGGAARSAMVQARAALDLSAELSGEVERAGGAQLLTDVEMPLVSVLAAMEQTGIAVDLDHLESLERHFAEEVRKEAEEAYAVIGKEINLGSPKQLQVVLFDELGMPKTKRTKTGYTTDADALGKLALSNPHPFLLHLLRHREVIRLRQTIEGLLKTVQPDGRIHTTFNQTIAATGRLSSTEPNLQNIPVRTEEGRRIREGFVVGPGFESLMTADYSQIEMRIMAHLSGDELLIEAFRSGRDFHATTAARVFGVAPEDVTSEMRAKIKAMNYGLAYGLSAFGLSQQLGIEPGEARGLMDEYFETFGGIRDYLAGVVDEARRSGFTETIMGRRRYLPDLTSDNRMRRETAERMALNAPIQGSAADLIKVAMLRTQQALDSATLTSRMLLQVHDELVFEVAPGEQEALEALVREQMAGAADLTVPLDVSVGTGRSWHDAAH
- a CDS encoding ABC transporter ATP-binding protein; this translates as MLLEVEGLCVNYGHIEAIRDISFGVPEGTVTTLIGANGAGKTTTLKTISGLRKVRAGAVRFEGRDITTIAPYDRVKLGISQSPEGRRCFVGMTVRENLQMGAFTRKDRKSQAYRDDIDRVLALFPRLEERIDQVAGTMSGGEQQMLAMGRALMSRPRLLLLDEPSMGLAPKLIAQIFSIVTEINQQGTTVLLVEQNAMQALKRSHDAHILETGSIVRSGRGADLAGDPAVKAAYLGGDL
- a CDS encoding branched-chain amino acid ABC transporter permease; this encodes MKNKLTALPTPVKIVLWVLVALLAYALPLLEVPILSTPDSDFASVLFTVSIYCLVALGLNIVVGYAGLLDLGYVGFYAVGAYTVAILTSFHANWPMLLALPVAVAVAMISGVILGAPTLRVRGDYLAIVTLGFGEIIRIVAVNLEWLGGNKGINNISRPPNIGDPETDGLFQIPHLFWGDGTVLVDTDNTTEFLIFGYADAVPYYWMGLTAVILVLLADILIKNSRVGRSWEATREDEDAAELMGVPTFRFKLLAFATGAFVGGLAGALFASRQSFINPQSFLLLFSILYLAAVVVGGQGNRWGVLVGAFLVAYLPERFRGFEDFRVLVFGLALVLLATLRPEGLLPPKRTVRAKQVEAELEELEEGADPGHDGRDGEGAARV
- a CDS encoding GNAT family N-acetyltransferase, coding for MSRYSLTTRVATRDDAPVLASLWTDSVRRADPSEQVADIEQIVKNGAASVEQRVMVVEYDGQVAGAVLLRILTLSPLNLEPCVHAFYPRVFVDFRRHGVGHALMEAAASYAEENGILHVATAIPYGSREANRFMARLGLAPVATYRVAPTGVLRSRLVPQRGKTALDGRSKVLAARRSLRRARAERLATEE
- a CDS encoding ABC transporter ATP-binding protein, whose product is MSEQPEPTTPAHPSGAAAGTETVRGGTSILQIENLTLKFGGLTALDDVSFEIREGEILGLIGPNGAGKTTCFNAVTGVYRPTSGDILFEGRSIVGRKKHQITQLGIARTFQNIRLFPAMTALENVLVGADAQHRTGMLSALFRLPRHRREEEQGHALAMDLLRFMGIHRKADELAANLSYGDQRRLEIARAMATGPRLICLDEPAAGFNPAEKVELMELIRKVRDRGFTVLLIEHDMKLVMGVTDRIVVLEFGRKIAEGAPAEIRDNPAVIAAYLGVDEEDAS
- a CDS encoding ABC transporter substrate-binding protein is translated as MQKSRLSVLALTTVAALALGACGSDDSGKTDSGAEVVKAGTLTVCSDVPYPPFEDFDKSSDTGFKGFDVDVVVEVAERLDLDIKIQDSSFDALQSGTALNSGQCDIAASAMTITEDRKKNLDFSDGYYDSEQSLLVPAKSKIAGIGDLKGVKIGVQQGTTGKAYAEKNAKGADIVTFPSDAEMFQAIKAGQVEALLQDLPVNLDHATGGEYKVVETYKTDEQYGLAIKKGNTQLVEDVNEALTAMREDGTYDAIYNTYFEVK
- a CDS encoding amino acid ABC transporter ATP-binding protein gives rise to the protein MRSDGPHLDTSGAVPAIEVRDLHKRYGSNEVLKGIDFHVDAGQVVCVIGPSGSGKSTLLRCVNRLEEPTSGEVLIEGVDICDPEVDLDAVRSRIGMVFQQFNLFPHLDVLKNLTLAQRSVRGRSKAEAVEVARRNLAKVGLADRESAYPAHLSGGQQQRVAIARALSMEPDMMLFDEPTSALDPELVGDVLAVMKDLASDGMTMMVVTHEMGFAREVGDKLVFMDGGVVVEEGVPSEVLSSPTHERTQAFLSKVL
- a CDS encoding hotdog fold thioesterase; the protein is MTSTSEETLAYLNSHAGALNERMGVVIVEATPERVVATMPVEGNTQPYGLLHGGASVVLAESLGSIGAALNAGPGRFAVGTDINATHHRSATQGLVTGVATPLHVGRTMASFEIVITDESGRRVCTSRLTCALLERDPNPQG